Genomic window (Ranitomeya variabilis isolate aRanVar5 chromosome 8, aRanVar5.hap1, whole genome shotgun sequence):
AATCTAACAAAGCAGGGGAAAAATGATTTGttagtattattttatttttgggaAATTTtaagaaaaaaggattttttatgaatttttattttatattgtttCATTTCAGTGGACGATGTTAGGAAGAGATGGCAGTCTGTGACAGACCGATTCATGAAATCACAAAAGACTCTCAGTGGCAGCTCTCCACCAAGGAAGAGGGTGCCATATGCAGAGCAGCTACAGTTTATATTGACTAGCCAGAGTTTGAGGAGGtagattatatatacagtacaatttttttgtgtttacttcATGATTTCAAATAGTATTTTCTTAACATGGTTTTTTATTCGGTCTACAGAACTGAAGGCAACATCTACGGCCAAACACCACCGGGACATGAAGGTGACAGCCCAGAGCACAATATCGGAGAGGAGGTTGAAGATTGCAGGATGGTCACCCAAGATTCTCCGGGGAACATGTCTTCGGCTGGAACGTCAGAAGATTTGACAGAGTCCTTGGGTGTAATGGCCATTCCGGCTAATACGGGCGAAGTGTCGGAGACCAACTATGCTGCTCCTGGCTTGGGCGCTGCgtccagctctggtggtggtgttgTCGAGGCACATGGGGATGGGGGCTGCTTCTGCCCGTCCTGTGGCATTGAGAAAGGTGGCAGCCAAGAAGGTAAAAAATACTCAAATTATAGAAAAGCTAACTAGCAGAACGCTCAATCTGCTTGAAAATTCTGGCAAGCAAGATGAGCAAGACAAATTTGGGTCACTTTTGGCTGACCGCCTAAGGACACTGCCACGGGACAAGCAGCAAAtatatgtgacagcagccaattgTCTGTTAACGGCTATTGATGGCACATCCACCCTACCCCCAGCACAATATATAATGATgggtattttttatatatttaataaccccattgtgcctccaccaccaccaccagaagcTGCATCGCAGCGTTTTGGGCAGGCGGCACCATACAGGCCCGACACTGTTGATGCCTACAGTTGTGGCCATCCACCAGTACCTACAACAACTGGGCATCGTACTAGTATGCCAAATTCAAGTGTCTCCTCCCAACAAGACTTATTTCCG
Coding sequences:
- the LOC143788530 gene encoding uncharacterized protein LOC143788530; amino-acid sequence: MILDDVRKRWQSVTDRFMKSQKTLSGSSPPRKRVPYAEQLQFILTSQSLRRTEGNIYGQTPPGHEGDSPEHNIGEEVEDCRMVTQDSPGNMSSAGTSEDLTESLGVMAIPANTGEVSETNYAAPGLGAASSSGGGVVEAHGDGGCFCPSCGIEKGGSQEGKKYSNYRKAN